In Cuculus canorus isolate bCucCan1 chromosome 27, bCucCan1.pri, whole genome shotgun sequence, the following proteins share a genomic window:
- the LOC104060971 gene encoding perilipin-3, with amino-acid sequence MATSEQGTAQPKAEEPQSIGSRVVNLPLVSSAYGMMSTAYATTKESHPYVKSVCDVAEKGVKTLTAAAVSGAQPILTKLEPQISTANEYACKGLDKLEEKLPILQQPTEKLISDTKQLVTSTVTGAKDVLTSTVAGAKDAVTSRVTGVMDMTKGAVQGSVELTKSAVSSGVNTVMGSTVGQMVVSGVGSMLEKSEELVDHYLPMTDEELAKLATAVEGFETEQQKQQQSYFVRLGSLSAKLQRRALQHSLGKLQSARRSSQDVLTQLQRTLDLVEQLKQGMDQKLQGGQEKLQQMWLEWSKKQPDGGKDLVPPVAVESGTLALLHGLTQQLQSSCQPLVSSLQGLPAGIQDKAGQVRQNVEELRTALTSAASLQDVTSSVLARARAHATKARQLMDELVEHVAHNTPLTWLVGPFTPSGQHLMDLEME; translated from the exons atggCCACCAGCGAGCAAGGGACGGCGCAGCCCAAGGCGGAGGAGCCACAG AGCATCGGATCGCGGGTGGTCAACCTGCCCCTGGTCAGCTCTGCCTACGGTATGATGTCCACCGCCTACGCCACCACCAAGGAGAGCCATCCCTACGTCAAGTCTGTCTGCGACGTCGCCGAAAAGGGGGTGAAGACGCTGACGGCGGCGGCGGTGAGCGGGGCGCAGCCCATCCTCACCAAGCTGGAGCCACAGA TCTCCACGGCCAACGAATACGCCTGCAAAGGTCTGGATaagctggaggagaagctgcccATCCTGCAGCAGCCCACGGAGAAG CTCATCTCAGACACCAAGCAGCTGGTGACATCCACAGTGACGGGGGCCAAGGATGTCCTGACCAGCACCGTGGCCGGGGCCAAGGACGCGGTGACCAGCCGAGTGACCGGTGTGATGGACATGACCAAAGGGGCCGTGCAGGGCAGCGTAGAGCTGACCAAGTCGGCGGTGAGCAGCGGCGTCAACACCGTCATGGGCTCAACTGTGGGCCAGATGGTGGTGAGTGGCGTGGGCTCCATGCTGGAGAAATCAGAGGAACTGGTGGACCATTACCTGCCCATGACGGATGAGGAGCTGG CCAAGCTGGCCACGGCTGTCGAGGGCTTTGAAAcggagcagcagaagcagcagcagagctacTTTGTGCGCCTGGGCTCCCTCTCGGCCAAGCTGCAGCGCCGAGCCCTCCAGCACTCGCTTGGCAAGCTGCAGAGCGCCCGTCGCAGTAGCCAGGACGTGCTGACCCAGCTCCAGCGCACCCTCGACCTG GTGGAGCAGCTCAAGCAGGGCATGGACCAGAagctgcagggagggcaggagaaaCTGCAGCAGATGTGGCTGGAGTGGAGCAAGAAGCAACCGGATGGTGGCAAGGACCTGGTTCCACCTGTG GCAGTGGAGTCGGGCACGCTGGCCCTGCTGCATGGCTTgacacagcagctccagagctCCTGCCAGCCCTTGGTGTCCAGCCTCCAGGGTCTCCCCGCTGGCATCCAGGACAAAGCTGGGCAGGTCCGACAAAACGTGGAGGAGCTACGGACAGCCCTCACCTCTGCCGCCTCCCTCCAGGATGTGACGAGCAGCGTGCTGGCCCGAGCCCGTGCCCATGCCACCAAAGCCCGCCAGCTGATGGACGAGCTGGTGGAGCACGTGGCCCACAACACCCCTCTGACCTGGCTCGTGGGACCCTTCACCCCCTCCGGCCAGCACCTAATGGACCTGGAGATGGAGTAG
- the LOC128849238 gene encoding perilipin-3-like isoform X1, with the protein MPGSALCDPSLPTAAAAAMSAENAIPAEDGQEVQSAVSRVVNLPLVSSAYGMMSTAYATTKESHPYVKSVCDVAEKGVKTLTAAAVSGAQPILTKLEPQISTANEYACKGLDKLEEKLPILQQPPERLVAGTRDLVSSSVSGAVGLACSAVQGSVERTRSVLSSGVSTVVGSRVGQLLATGMDTVLGKSEELVERYLPGMDEEPGPAVAAAGVEVASLERQRRWDSYFVRVGSLSTKLRHRALRRSLGELQRARHSAQQVLAQLHRIFELIEQGRQGMDESLYSARQHLHRMWLEWSQQDAVPMEESKVETRTLAMLHGLLHQLRAACTRLAASARAFPSSVQETAGHVRHGVEGVQASLSHAHTFHDLSGLVLAQSRERVMRAQLSIDELLEYVGQHAPLPWLVGPFAPALVEYPEDVPVEMTKWEGCITVGGSHRVPAPPRLCSQR; encoded by the exons ATGCCAGGCTCAGCCCTCTGTGATCCTTCTCTTCCCACTGCAGCCGCCGCAGCCATGTCGGCTGAAAATGCCATACCGGCAGAGGACGGGCAGGAGGTGCAG AGTGCGGTGAGTCGGGTGGTCAACCTGCCCCTGGTCAGCTCTGCCTACGGTATGATGTCCACCGCCTACGCCACCACCAAGGAGAGCCATCCCTACGTCAAGTCTGTCTGCGACGTCGCCGAAAAGGGGGTGAAGACGCTGACGGCGGCGGCGGTGAGCGGGGCGCAGCCCATCCTCACCAAGCTGGAGCCACAGA TTTCCACCGCCAACGAATACGCCTGCAAAGGGTTGGATaagctggaggagaagctgcccATCCTGCAGCAGCCTCCGGAGAGG CTGGTGGCAGGGACCAGGGACCTGGTGTCGTCGAGCGTGAGTGGCGCGGTGGGCCTGGCCTGCAGCGCGGTCCAGGGCAGCGTGGAGAGGACACGCTCGGTGCTGAGCAGTGGTGTCAGCACCGTGGTGGGCTCTCGCGTGGGCCAGCTGCTGGCCACAGGCATGGACACAGTGCTGGGAAAGTCGGAGGAGCTGGTGGAGCGATACCTGCCCGGGATGGACGAGGAGCCGG GtcctgcagtggcagcagcGGGTGTCGAGGTGGCCTCACTGGAGCGGCAGAGACGGTGGGACAGTTACTTTGTCCGTGTGGGCTCGCTCTCAACCAAACTGCGGCACCGAGCCCTGCGGCGTTCGCTGGGTGAGCTGCAGCGGGCACGGCACAGCGCCCAGCAGGTCCTGGCGCAGCTCCACCGCATCTTTGAGCTG ATTGAGCAGGGACGGCAGGGCATGGATGAGTCCCTGTACAGCGCCCGTCAGCATCTGCACCGCATGTGGCTGGAGTGGAGCCAGCAGGATGCTGTCCCCATGGAGGAGAGCAAG GTGGAGACACGGACGCTGGCCATGCTGCACGGGCTCCTGCACCAGCTCCGCGCCGCCTGTACCCGCCTGGCTGCCAGTGCCCGAGCCTTCCCCAGCAGCGTGCAGGAGACGGCAGGACACGTTCGGCACGGCGTGGAGGGCGTGCAAGCTTCCCTCTCCCACGCCCACACCTTCCACGACCTGTCGGGTTTGGTGCTGGCGCAGAGCCGGGAGAGGGTGATGCGGGCGCAGCTGAGCATCGATGAGCTGCTGGAGTACGTGGGGCAGCACGCGCCCCTGCCCTGGTTGGTGGGACCCTTCGCTCCCGCCCTGGTAGAGTATCCGGAGGATGTCCCTGTGGAGATGACCAAATGGGAAGGTTGCATCACTGTCGGGGGGTCGCACCGCGTGCCTGCGCCCCCGCGGCTCTGCAGCCAGCGCTGA
- the LRG1 gene encoding leucine-rich alpha-2-glycoprotein isoform X2: protein MLPPCRILPPPLLLLLLGPAMPCSPQPNATRFVCTEPTLSTFPSGLPTTTLAISVEFTALATLLPTALAGLPHLQELHLSSNLLSTLPEALLHPVPTLRVLDLTDNVLADLPASTFTSTIHLQHLVLRGNRLRALQPAWFRHLPQLQWLDLAANALTEVPPEVFSPLCSLRSLDLSHNHLASLAPGALAGLRALERLNLEGNGLGTLPPTAFAPVPALRFLFLQDNELRALPSNIFMPLRHLCVLDLARNQLQTLELPPRFPGPVLDLDISGNPWACECRLLSLLRRTAPQLVTSRDTLCASPESLRGWEVAIASQSETTGCEPKGDEKQQLDP, encoded by the coding sequence ATGCTGCCACCGTGCCGGATCCTGCCACcaccgctgctgctgctgctgctcggcCCTGCCATGCCGTGCTCCCCGCAGCCCAACGCCACCCGTTTTGTCTGCACAGAACCCACCCTGAGCACCTTCCCCAGCGGGCTGCCCACCACCACCTTGGCCATCTCGGTGGAGTTCACAGCTCTGGCCACCCTGCTTCCCACCGCGCTGGCAGGGTTGCCCCATCTGCAGGagctccatctctcctccaacCTCCTCAGCACCCTCCCCGAAGCTCTCCTGCACCCCGTGCCAACCCTGCGCGTCCTCGACCTGACCGACAATGTCCTGGCTGACCTCCCGGCCAGCACCTTCACCAGCACCATCCATCTCCAGCACCTGGTGCTGCGGGGGAACCGGCTGCGGGCTCTGCAGCCTGCCTGGTTCCGGCACCTTCCGCAGCTGCAGTGGCTCGATCTGGCTGCCAACGCCTTGACAGAGGTGCCACCGGaggttttttccccactgtgtTCCCTACGTAGCCTGGATCTGTCCCACAACCACCTGGCATCCCTGGCACCGGGTGCGCTGGCCGGGCTACGGGCGCTGGAACGGCTCAACCTGGAGGGGAACGGTCTGGGCACGCTGCCACCCACCGCCTTCGCTCCCGTGCCTGCCCTGcgcttcctcttcctccaggaTAACGAGCTGCGGGCGCTGCCCTCCAACATCTTCATGCCCTTGCGTCATCTCTGCGTCCTCGACCTGGCACGTAACCAGTTGCAGACACTGGAGCTGCCGCCCCGGTTCCCTGGTCCCGTGTTGGACCTCGATATCTCGGGCAACCCCTGGGCCTGCGAGTGTcggctgctgtcactgctgcgACGCACAGCCCCGCAACTCGTGACCAGCCGTGACACCCTCTGTGCCAGCCCCGAGAGCCTCCGGGGATGGGAGGTGGCCATCGCCAGCCAGTCCGAAACCACAGGCTGTGAGCCCAAAGGTGAcgagaagcagcagctggaccCCTAG
- the LOC128849238 gene encoding perilipin-3-like isoform X2, with product MPGSALCDPSLPTAAAAAMSAENAIPAEDGQEVQSAVSRVVNLPLVSSAYGMMSTAYATTKESHPYVKSVCDVAEKGVKTLTAAAVSGAQPILTKLEPQISTANEYACKGLDKLEEKLPILQQPPERLVAGTRDLVSSSVSGAVGLACSAVQGSVERTRSVLSSGVSTVVGSRVGQLLATGMDTVLGKSEELVERYLPGMDEEPVAAAGVEVASLERQRRWDSYFVRVGSLSTKLRHRALRRSLGELQRARHSAQQVLAQLHRIFELIEQGRQGMDESLYSARQHLHRMWLEWSQQDAVPMEESKVETRTLAMLHGLLHQLRAACTRLAASARAFPSSVQETAGHVRHGVEGVQASLSHAHTFHDLSGLVLAQSRERVMRAQLSIDELLEYVGQHAPLPWLVGPFAPALVEYPEDVPVEMTKWEGCITVGGSHRVPAPPRLCSQR from the exons ATGCCAGGCTCAGCCCTCTGTGATCCTTCTCTTCCCACTGCAGCCGCCGCAGCCATGTCGGCTGAAAATGCCATACCGGCAGAGGACGGGCAGGAGGTGCAG AGTGCGGTGAGTCGGGTGGTCAACCTGCCCCTGGTCAGCTCTGCCTACGGTATGATGTCCACCGCCTACGCCACCACCAAGGAGAGCCATCCCTACGTCAAGTCTGTCTGCGACGTCGCCGAAAAGGGGGTGAAGACGCTGACGGCGGCGGCGGTGAGCGGGGCGCAGCCCATCCTCACCAAGCTGGAGCCACAGA TTTCCACCGCCAACGAATACGCCTGCAAAGGGTTGGATaagctggaggagaagctgcccATCCTGCAGCAGCCTCCGGAGAGG CTGGTGGCAGGGACCAGGGACCTGGTGTCGTCGAGCGTGAGTGGCGCGGTGGGCCTGGCCTGCAGCGCGGTCCAGGGCAGCGTGGAGAGGACACGCTCGGTGCTGAGCAGTGGTGTCAGCACCGTGGTGGGCTCTCGCGTGGGCCAGCTGCTGGCCACAGGCATGGACACAGTGCTGGGAAAGTCGGAGGAGCTGGTGGAGCGATACCTGCCCGGGATGGACGAGGAGCCGG tggcagcagcGGGTGTCGAGGTGGCCTCACTGGAGCGGCAGAGACGGTGGGACAGTTACTTTGTCCGTGTGGGCTCGCTCTCAACCAAACTGCGGCACCGAGCCCTGCGGCGTTCGCTGGGTGAGCTGCAGCGGGCACGGCACAGCGCCCAGCAGGTCCTGGCGCAGCTCCACCGCATCTTTGAGCTG ATTGAGCAGGGACGGCAGGGCATGGATGAGTCCCTGTACAGCGCCCGTCAGCATCTGCACCGCATGTGGCTGGAGTGGAGCCAGCAGGATGCTGTCCCCATGGAGGAGAGCAAG GTGGAGACACGGACGCTGGCCATGCTGCACGGGCTCCTGCACCAGCTCCGCGCCGCCTGTACCCGCCTGGCTGCCAGTGCCCGAGCCTTCCCCAGCAGCGTGCAGGAGACGGCAGGACACGTTCGGCACGGCGTGGAGGGCGTGCAAGCTTCCCTCTCCCACGCCCACACCTTCCACGACCTGTCGGGTTTGGTGCTGGCGCAGAGCCGGGAGAGGGTGATGCGGGCGCAGCTGAGCATCGATGAGCTGCTGGAGTACGTGGGGCAGCACGCGCCCCTGCCCTGGTTGGTGGGACCCTTCGCTCCCGCCCTGGTAGAGTATCCGGAGGATGTCCCTGTGGAGATGACCAAATGGGAAGGTTGCATCACTGTCGGGGGGTCGCACCGCGTGCCTGCGCCCCCGCGGCTCTGCAGCCAGCGCTGA
- the LRG1 gene encoding leucine-rich alpha-2-glycoprotein isoform X1 → MTGLAQAQVMMATFPQPSTMLPPCRILPPPLLLLLLGPAMPCSPQPNATRFVCTEPTLSTFPSGLPTTTLAISVEFTALATLLPTALAGLPHLQELHLSSNLLSTLPEALLHPVPTLRVLDLTDNVLADLPASTFTSTIHLQHLVLRGNRLRALQPAWFRHLPQLQWLDLAANALTEVPPEVFSPLCSLRSLDLSHNHLASLAPGALAGLRALERLNLEGNGLGTLPPTAFAPVPALRFLFLQDNELRALPSNIFMPLRHLCVLDLARNQLQTLELPPRFPGPVLDLDISGNPWACECRLLSLLRRTAPQLVTSRDTLCASPESLRGWEVAIASQSETTGCEPKGDEKQQLDP, encoded by the coding sequence ATGACGGGGCTTGCACAAGCCCAAGTGATGATGGCCACCTTCCCACAGCCCAGCACCATGCTGCCACCGTGCCGGATCCTGCCACcaccgctgctgctgctgctgctcggcCCTGCCATGCCGTGCTCCCCGCAGCCCAACGCCACCCGTTTTGTCTGCACAGAACCCACCCTGAGCACCTTCCCCAGCGGGCTGCCCACCACCACCTTGGCCATCTCGGTGGAGTTCACAGCTCTGGCCACCCTGCTTCCCACCGCGCTGGCAGGGTTGCCCCATCTGCAGGagctccatctctcctccaacCTCCTCAGCACCCTCCCCGAAGCTCTCCTGCACCCCGTGCCAACCCTGCGCGTCCTCGACCTGACCGACAATGTCCTGGCTGACCTCCCGGCCAGCACCTTCACCAGCACCATCCATCTCCAGCACCTGGTGCTGCGGGGGAACCGGCTGCGGGCTCTGCAGCCTGCCTGGTTCCGGCACCTTCCGCAGCTGCAGTGGCTCGATCTGGCTGCCAACGCCTTGACAGAGGTGCCACCGGaggttttttccccactgtgtTCCCTACGTAGCCTGGATCTGTCCCACAACCACCTGGCATCCCTGGCACCGGGTGCGCTGGCCGGGCTACGGGCGCTGGAACGGCTCAACCTGGAGGGGAACGGTCTGGGCACGCTGCCACCCACCGCCTTCGCTCCCGTGCCTGCCCTGcgcttcctcttcctccaggaTAACGAGCTGCGGGCGCTGCCCTCCAACATCTTCATGCCCTTGCGTCATCTCTGCGTCCTCGACCTGGCACGTAACCAGTTGCAGACACTGGAGCTGCCGCCCCGGTTCCCTGGTCCCGTGTTGGACCTCGATATCTCGGGCAACCCCTGGGCCTGCGAGTGTcggctgctgtcactgctgcgACGCACAGCCCCGCAACTCGTGACCAGCCGTGACACCCTCTGTGCCAGCCCCGAGAGCCTCCGGGGATGGGAGGTGGCCATCGCCAGCCAGTCCGAAACCACAGGCTGTGAGCCCAAAGGTGAcgagaagcagcagctggaccCCTAG
- the LOC128849238 gene encoding perilipin-3-like isoform X3 — protein sequence MLQPPAAAMSAENAIPAEDGQEVQSAVSRVVNLPLVSSAYGMMSTAYATTKESHPYVKSVCDVAEKGVKTLTAAAVSGAQPILTKLEPQISTANEYACKGLDKLEEKLPILQQPPERLVAGTRDLVSSSVSGAVGLACSAVQGSVERTRSVLSSGVSTVVGSRVGQLLATGMDTVLGKSEELVERYLPGMDEEPGPAVAAAGVEVASLERQRRWDSYFVRVGSLSTKLRHRALRRSLGELQRARHSAQQVLAQLHRIFELIEQGRQGMDESLYSARQHLHRMWLEWSQQDAVPMEESKVETRTLAMLHGLLHQLRAACTRLAASARAFPSSVQETAGHVRHGVEGVQASLSHAHTFHDLSGLVLAQSRERVMRAQLSIDELLEYVGQHAPLPWLVGPFAPALVEYPEDVPVEMTKWEGCITVGGSHRVPAPPRLCSQR from the exons ATGCTCCAGCCCC CCGCCGCAGCCATGTCGGCTGAAAATGCCATACCGGCAGAGGACGGGCAGGAGGTGCAG AGTGCGGTGAGTCGGGTGGTCAACCTGCCCCTGGTCAGCTCTGCCTACGGTATGATGTCCACCGCCTACGCCACCACCAAGGAGAGCCATCCCTACGTCAAGTCTGTCTGCGACGTCGCCGAAAAGGGGGTGAAGACGCTGACGGCGGCGGCGGTGAGCGGGGCGCAGCCCATCCTCACCAAGCTGGAGCCACAGA TTTCCACCGCCAACGAATACGCCTGCAAAGGGTTGGATaagctggaggagaagctgcccATCCTGCAGCAGCCTCCGGAGAGG CTGGTGGCAGGGACCAGGGACCTGGTGTCGTCGAGCGTGAGTGGCGCGGTGGGCCTGGCCTGCAGCGCGGTCCAGGGCAGCGTGGAGAGGACACGCTCGGTGCTGAGCAGTGGTGTCAGCACCGTGGTGGGCTCTCGCGTGGGCCAGCTGCTGGCCACAGGCATGGACACAGTGCTGGGAAAGTCGGAGGAGCTGGTGGAGCGATACCTGCCCGGGATGGACGAGGAGCCGG GtcctgcagtggcagcagcGGGTGTCGAGGTGGCCTCACTGGAGCGGCAGAGACGGTGGGACAGTTACTTTGTCCGTGTGGGCTCGCTCTCAACCAAACTGCGGCACCGAGCCCTGCGGCGTTCGCTGGGTGAGCTGCAGCGGGCACGGCACAGCGCCCAGCAGGTCCTGGCGCAGCTCCACCGCATCTTTGAGCTG ATTGAGCAGGGACGGCAGGGCATGGATGAGTCCCTGTACAGCGCCCGTCAGCATCTGCACCGCATGTGGCTGGAGTGGAGCCAGCAGGATGCTGTCCCCATGGAGGAGAGCAAG GTGGAGACACGGACGCTGGCCATGCTGCACGGGCTCCTGCACCAGCTCCGCGCCGCCTGTACCCGCCTGGCTGCCAGTGCCCGAGCCTTCCCCAGCAGCGTGCAGGAGACGGCAGGACACGTTCGGCACGGCGTGGAGGGCGTGCAAGCTTCCCTCTCCCACGCCCACACCTTCCACGACCTGTCGGGTTTGGTGCTGGCGCAGAGCCGGGAGAGGGTGATGCGGGCGCAGCTGAGCATCGATGAGCTGCTGGAGTACGTGGGGCAGCACGCGCCCCTGCCCTGGTTGGTGGGACCCTTCGCTCCCGCCCTGGTAGAGTATCCGGAGGATGTCCCTGTGGAGATGACCAAATGGGAAGGTTGCATCACTGTCGGGGGGTCGCACCGCGTGCCTGCGCCCCCGCGGCTCTGCAGCCAGCGCTGA